From one Culex quinquefasciatus strain JHB chromosome 3, VPISU_Cqui_1.0_pri_paternal, whole genome shotgun sequence genomic stretch:
- the LOC119769039 gene encoding uncharacterized protein LOC119769039: MKSLRGSAGKQNPHQQEPQAQRNPGATRRGQRCRKGGTAASKRVRRRTKSPAWETEPHRTRDGDASAWTKTDSKRTIPSRARSAVKRSRERRSGTAWGQLATGTRTHSGTGLSTSTSTTRNRSGRPRSD, translated from the exons ATGAAAAGTCTGCGCGGCTCCGCGGGCAAGCAAAACCCGCACCAGCAAGAG CCTCAGGCCCAACGCAACCCGGGCGCGACACGAAGAGGACAGAGGTGCAGAAAAGGCGGCACGGCGGCTTCGAAAAG GGTAAGGCGACGAACCAAAAGTCCCGCGTGGGAAACGGAACCGCACCGCACACGAGACGGTGACGCATCTGCCTGGACGAAGACTGACTCAAAGCGG ACAATACCATCCCGCGCTCGAAGCGCGGTCAAG CGATCTCGAGAACGCCGATCTGGAACGGCGTGGGGACAACTAGCAACAGGAACAAGAACGCACAGCGG AACCGGCCTAAGCACCTCCACCTCCACCACCCGCAACCGAAGCGGACGGCCACGGTCAGATTGA